A stretch of the Muntiacus reevesi chromosome 8, mMunRee1.1, whole genome shotgun sequence genome encodes the following:
- the TMPRSS3 gene encoding transmembrane protease serine 3 isoform X1 has product MAAPEMVEVEVEPGLRGPEIVTMGENDPPAAEAPFSFRSLFGLDDLKISPVAPDADAVAAQILSLLPLKFFPIIVIGIIALILALAIGLGIHFDCSGKYKCRSTFKCIELTARCDGVSDCRDGEDEYRCVRVSGQNAVLQVFTAATWRTVCAEDWKSHHATVACAQLGFPSYVSSDTLRVDLLEEQFREDFVSINHLLPDDKVTALHHSVYVREGCTSGHVITLKCSACGLRTGSSPRIVGGNTSSLAQWPWQASLQFQGYHLCGGSVITPLWVVTAAHCVYDLYLPKSWTIQVGLVSLLDSPAPSHLVEKIIYHSKYKPKRLGNDIALMKLAGPVTFNEMTQPVCLPNSEENFPDGKLCWTSGWGATEDGGDASPVLNHAAVPLISNKVCNHRDVYGGIISPSMLCAGYLKGGVDSCQGDSGGPLVCQERRVWKLVGATSFGIGCAEANKPGVYTRITSFLDWIHEQMERDLKT; this is encoded by the exons ATGGCGGCTCCAGAAATG gtggaggtggaggtggagccCGGCCTCCGAGGTCCTGAAATAGTCACAATGGGGGAGAACGACCCGCCTGCAGCTGaagcccccttctccttcagatCGCTTTTCGGCCTTGACGATTTGAAAATAAGTCCTGTTGCACCAG ATGCCGATGCAGTGGCTGCCCAGATCCTGTCTCTGCTGCCACTGAAGTTCTTTCCCATCATCGTCATTGGGATAATTGCGTTGATATTAGCGCTGGCCATCGGTTTGGGCA tcCACTTTGATTGCTCCGGAAAGTACAAGTGCCGGTCGACTTTTAAGTGTATTGAGCTGACGGCTCGATGCGACGGAGTGTCAGACTGCAGAGACGGGGAGGATGAGTACCGATGTG TCCGTGTGAGTGGTCAGAATGCCGTGCTCCAGGTGTTCACGGCTGCCACCTGGAGGACCGTGTGTGCTGAGGACTGGAAGAGTCATCATGCAACTGTTGCCTGCGCCCAGCTGGGGTTTCCAAG CTACGTGAGTTCAGACACCCTCAGAGTGGACTTGCTCGAAGAGCAGTTTCGAGAGGACTTCGTGTCCATCAATCACCTCTTGCCAGATGACAAAGTGACCGCTTTACACCACTCGGTCTACGTGAG GGAAGGATGTACCTCGGGCCACGTGATTACCTTGAAGTGCTCAG CCTGCGGTCTGAGGACTGGCTCCAGCCCCCGCATTGTGGGTGGAAACACATCTTCGCTGGCACAGTGGCCCTGGCAGGCCAGCCTGCAGTTCCAGGGCTACCACTTGTGTGGAGGGTCCGTCATTACCCCCCTGTGGGTTGTCACCGCTGCCCACTGTGTTTATGA TCTCTACCTCCCCAAGTCCTGGACCATCCAGGTGGGCCTTGTTTCCCTGCTAGACAGTCCAGCCCCCTCCCATCTGGTAGAAAAAATCATCTACCACAGCAAGTACAAGCCAAAAAGACTGGGCAATGACATCGCCCTCATGAAGCTGGCCGGGCCTGTCACTTTCAATG AGATGACCCAACCAGTCTGTTTGCCTAACTCCGAAGAGAACTTTCCTGATGGAAAATTGTGCTGGACATCAGGctggggggccacagaggatggaG GTGACGCCTCCCCGGTCCTCAACCACGCAGCCGTGCCTCTCATCTCCAACAAGGTCTGCAACCACAGGGATGTGTACGGTGGCATCATCTCGCCATCCATGCTCTGCGCTGGCTACTTGAAAGGCGGTGTGGACAGCTGCCAG GGAGACAGCGGGGGTCCCCTGGTGTGTCAGGAGCGGAGGGTATGGAAGCTGGTGGGAGCCACCAGCTTTGGCATCGGCTGTGCCGAGGCGAACAAGCCTGGAGTCTACACGCGCATCACTTCCTTCCTGGACTGGATTCACGAGCAGATGGAG aGGGACCTGAAAACTTGA
- the TMPRSS3 gene encoding transmembrane protease serine 3 isoform X2 — translation MGENDPPAAEAPFSFRSLFGLDDLKISPVAPDADAVAAQILSLLPLKFFPIIVIGIIALILALAIGLGIHFDCSGKYKCRSTFKCIELTARCDGVSDCRDGEDEYRCVRVSGQNAVLQVFTAATWRTVCAEDWKSHHATVACAQLGFPSYVSSDTLRVDLLEEQFREDFVSINHLLPDDKVTALHHSVYVREGCTSGHVITLKCSACGLRTGSSPRIVGGNTSSLAQWPWQASLQFQGYHLCGGSVITPLWVVTAAHCVYDLYLPKSWTIQVGLVSLLDSPAPSHLVEKIIYHSKYKPKRLGNDIALMKLAGPVTFNEMTQPVCLPNSEENFPDGKLCWTSGWGATEDGGDASPVLNHAAVPLISNKVCNHRDVYGGIISPSMLCAGYLKGGVDSCQGDSGGPLVCQERRVWKLVGATSFGIGCAEANKPGVYTRITSFLDWIHEQMERDLKT, via the exons ATGGGGGAGAACGACCCGCCTGCAGCTGaagcccccttctccttcagatCGCTTTTCGGCCTTGACGATTTGAAAATAAGTCCTGTTGCACCAG ATGCCGATGCAGTGGCTGCCCAGATCCTGTCTCTGCTGCCACTGAAGTTCTTTCCCATCATCGTCATTGGGATAATTGCGTTGATATTAGCGCTGGCCATCGGTTTGGGCA tcCACTTTGATTGCTCCGGAAAGTACAAGTGCCGGTCGACTTTTAAGTGTATTGAGCTGACGGCTCGATGCGACGGAGTGTCAGACTGCAGAGACGGGGAGGATGAGTACCGATGTG TCCGTGTGAGTGGTCAGAATGCCGTGCTCCAGGTGTTCACGGCTGCCACCTGGAGGACCGTGTGTGCTGAGGACTGGAAGAGTCATCATGCAACTGTTGCCTGCGCCCAGCTGGGGTTTCCAAG CTACGTGAGTTCAGACACCCTCAGAGTGGACTTGCTCGAAGAGCAGTTTCGAGAGGACTTCGTGTCCATCAATCACCTCTTGCCAGATGACAAAGTGACCGCTTTACACCACTCGGTCTACGTGAG GGAAGGATGTACCTCGGGCCACGTGATTACCTTGAAGTGCTCAG CCTGCGGTCTGAGGACTGGCTCCAGCCCCCGCATTGTGGGTGGAAACACATCTTCGCTGGCACAGTGGCCCTGGCAGGCCAGCCTGCAGTTCCAGGGCTACCACTTGTGTGGAGGGTCCGTCATTACCCCCCTGTGGGTTGTCACCGCTGCCCACTGTGTTTATGA TCTCTACCTCCCCAAGTCCTGGACCATCCAGGTGGGCCTTGTTTCCCTGCTAGACAGTCCAGCCCCCTCCCATCTGGTAGAAAAAATCATCTACCACAGCAAGTACAAGCCAAAAAGACTGGGCAATGACATCGCCCTCATGAAGCTGGCCGGGCCTGTCACTTTCAATG AGATGACCCAACCAGTCTGTTTGCCTAACTCCGAAGAGAACTTTCCTGATGGAAAATTGTGCTGGACATCAGGctggggggccacagaggatggaG GTGACGCCTCCCCGGTCCTCAACCACGCAGCCGTGCCTCTCATCTCCAACAAGGTCTGCAACCACAGGGATGTGTACGGTGGCATCATCTCGCCATCCATGCTCTGCGCTGGCTACTTGAAAGGCGGTGTGGACAGCTGCCAG GGAGACAGCGGGGGTCCCCTGGTGTGTCAGGAGCGGAGGGTATGGAAGCTGGTGGGAGCCACCAGCTTTGGCATCGGCTGTGCCGAGGCGAACAAGCCTGGAGTCTACACGCGCATCACTTCCTTCCTGGACTGGATTCACGAGCAGATGGAG aGGGACCTGAAAACTTGA